The following are encoded in a window of Rhizophagus irregularis chromosome 4, complete sequence genomic DNA:
- a CDS encoding uncharacterized protein (SECRETED:cutsite_GLA-VL; SECRETED:prob_0.3935); SECRETED:SignalP(1-23), whose product MKLLNHFIIINIILSLFFYVGLAVLVNCPNADQNCYYLNELLAPCNRKLDFSKIFHYKNKGVGVDANFIFDVSCACTKEFYDTLVACGQLCKFPVDPPIKYESECKIAKQPVDLDGLWRK is encoded by the exons atgaagttactaaatcattttattattattaacataatcttgtcattatttttttatgtcgGATTAGCAGTACTTGTTAACTGCCCAAATGCTGAtcaaaattgttattatttaaatgaactTTTGGCTCCTTGTAATCGCAAGCTtgattttagtaaaatattccATTACAAAAACAAAGGTGTGGGAGTTGATG caaacTTTATATTCGATGTAAGTTGCGCGTGTACtaaagaattttatgataCTCTTGTTGCTTGTGGTCAACTTTGCAAATTTCCTGTCGACCCtccaataaaatatgaaagtgAATGTAAAATCGCTAAACAACCTGTGGATCTCGATGGATTGTGGCGAAAATGA
- a CDS encoding uncharacterized protein (SECRETED:cutsite_GLA-EV; SECRETED:prob_0.6388); SECRETED:SignalP(1-23), which translates to MKAPTHFIIISIILSLFFYIGLAEVVSCPNADKNCYYLNELLAPCDYKIDFSYIYYYFSVGGDNFSGLENCSCTKEFYDTLVTCGKFCQFPVDTTVKYESDCKIAKHPVDLSGGNPAPTTGGT; encoded by the exons ATGAAGGCACCaactcattttattattattagcataatcttatcattatttttttatatcggATTAGCAGAAGTTGTTTCCTGCCCAAATGCtgataaaaattgttattatttaaatgaactTTTAGCTCCTTGTGATTATAAGATTgattttagttatatatattactactTTAGTGTGGGTGGTG ataattttagtGGCCTTGAAAATTGCAGTTGTACtaaagaattttatgataCCCTTGTTACTTGTGGTAAATTTTGCCAATTTCCTGTCGACACTACAGTAAAATATGAAAGTGATTGTAAAATTGCTAAGCATCCGGTGGATCTCAGTGGAGG GAATCCAGCTCCAACAACAGGTGGTACATAG
- a CDS encoding uncharacterized protein (SECRETED:cutsite_SLG-AT; SECRETED:prob_0.5836); SECRETED:SignalP(1-19) translates to MQFNLVLFFLALFAVLSLGATVRKNEGTSVKRRSNDYGDDDGYGHKLRRRNDYGDHDDHDNYGGYDKRKLRRHNDYGDHDHDNYGGYDKLRKRNDYDDHDGYGHKHGHKHGHKHGHGRY, encoded by the exons ATGCAATTCAATCTTGTACTCTTCTTTTTAGCCTTATTCGCCGTGCTTTCCCTTGGAGCAACTGtaagaaaaaatgaaggaaCTTCTGTAAAAAGACGTTCCAATGATTATGGTGACGACGATGGTTATGGTCATAAACTTA GAAGACGTAATGATTATGGTGATCATGATGATCATGATAATTATGGTGGTTACGATAAACGTAAACTTa GAAGACACAATGATTATGGTGATCATGATCATGATAATTATGGTGGTTATGATAAACTTA GAAAACGTAATGATTATGATGACCACGATGGTTATGGCCACAAACATGGTCACAAACATGGTCACAAACATGGTCACGGACgttattaa